Proteins co-encoded in one Desulfitobacterium hafniense DCB-2 genomic window:
- the rseP gene encoding RIP metalloprotease RseP, which translates to MVSAIAVVFAFGLLVMIHELGHFIVARLNGIKVLEFAFGFGPKIIGFQGKETAYSLRLIPLGGFVKLYGMDAETDENGNQVLAATTDPRSFSNKKVWQRMSVIAAGPIMNLVLAIFLFMIVFAYFGIATATNTNVVGSLIEGMPAQAAGIEAGDKIVSVNGVETPTWTDLTQAIHIKPDQEVVLVVEHQGVQRALTIGTQKDPASGNGLVGISPEVVYQKTTLLEAARYGLEQTINFTRLILVTLTQMITGETKAELGGPVAIVQAIDQSAESGWENYLGFIGILSIQLGLLNLFPIPALDGSHLVFLLIEGLRGKPMNPERQNFIHFLGFVFLMCLMLAVTYQDILKLFTGKG; encoded by the coding sequence TTGGTAAGTGCTATAGCTGTGGTATTTGCTTTCGGGCTGTTGGTGATGATTCATGAACTGGGTCATTTTATTGTGGCTCGTTTAAACGGCATCAAGGTTTTGGAGTTTGCGTTTGGCTTTGGGCCGAAGATCATTGGTTTCCAGGGTAAAGAGACCGCTTACTCCCTAAGGTTGATTCCTTTAGGCGGTTTTGTGAAACTCTATGGTATGGATGCTGAAACAGATGAAAATGGAAACCAGGTTTTAGCTGCTACCACAGATCCGCGGAGCTTCAGCAATAAAAAAGTGTGGCAGCGGATGTCGGTGATCGCTGCCGGACCCATTATGAATTTAGTCCTGGCCATCTTCCTGTTCATGATTGTCTTTGCTTACTTTGGCATCGCCACGGCAACCAATACCAATGTGGTGGGTTCCCTTATTGAAGGAATGCCCGCCCAAGCCGCAGGGATTGAAGCCGGGGATAAGATTGTTTCAGTCAATGGCGTGGAGACTCCTACCTGGACGGACTTAACCCAAGCGATTCATATTAAGCCGGATCAAGAAGTTGTGCTGGTGGTTGAGCACCAGGGAGTACAAAGAGCCCTCACCATAGGGACTCAAAAAGACCCCGCCTCAGGAAATGGTCTGGTAGGGATCAGTCCGGAAGTGGTCTATCAGAAGACAACTCTATTGGAGGCGGCACGCTATGGCCTGGAACAAACCATTAATTTCACTCGTTTGATCCTGGTCACGTTAACCCAGATGATTACAGGTGAGACCAAGGCTGAACTGGGAGGACCGGTAGCCATTGTCCAGGCTATCGATCAAAGTGCTGAATCAGGCTGGGAGAATTATTTAGGATTTATTGGGATATTGAGTATCCAGCTGGGCCTGCTTAACCTTTTTCCCATTCCGGCCCTGGATGGAAGCCACCTGGTCTTTTTGCTCATCGAGGGATTGAGGGGTAAACCGATGAATCCCGAACGGCAGAACTTTATTCATTTCCTGGGCTTTGTTTTCTTAATGTGCCTGATGCTGGCCGTAACCTATCAGGATATTTTAAAACTCTTCACCGGCAAAGGCTAA
- a CDS encoding 1-deoxy-D-xylulose-5-phosphate reductoisomerase gives MKRLTILGSTGSIGTQTLDIVRQNPEQLEVFALAAGKNVQEIELQAREFKPQIIGLMEEKAARELKQRVADLDIEVVSGMEGLLRTVTDEVPDTVVTAISGRIGLEPTMEALKAGKDIALANKETLVAGGDLVMGTAQRLGRTILPVDSEHSAIFQCLEEDPRTLDKIILTASGGPFRGWSEEQLREVTPERALQHPNWAMGAKITIDSATMMNKGLEVIEAHHLFNMEYDQIDVLIHPQSVIHSMVQYCDGSVLAQCGRPDMRLPIQYALTYPTRWPNPFERLDLRGKTLSFFDPEDYDFPALKLAYACGKRGGTLPAVMNAANEVAVHAFLARRVAYLEIIGLVDKVCSEHDVLDATDLETILNADHWARIRTEELIHS, from the coding sequence GTGAAGAGATTGACAATTTTAGGCTCTACGGGGTCTATCGGCACCCAGACATTGGATATTGTGCGTCAAAATCCGGAACAGTTAGAGGTTTTTGCTTTAGCGGCAGGGAAGAATGTCCAGGAAATTGAACTTCAGGCCCGGGAATTTAAGCCTCAGATCATCGGGTTGATGGAGGAAAAGGCTGCCCGGGAATTAAAACAACGGGTGGCGGATCTGGATATTGAAGTGGTTTCCGGGATGGAGGGGCTCCTGCGCACCGTTACGGATGAGGTGCCGGATACGGTGGTAACGGCCATCAGCGGGCGCATTGGTTTGGAGCCGACCATGGAGGCCTTGAAGGCGGGAAAAGACATCGCCTTAGCCAATAAGGAAACCTTGGTTGCCGGCGGCGATTTGGTGATGGGAACAGCCCAAAGGCTGGGCAGAACCATTCTTCCCGTGGATAGTGAACACTCGGCCATCTTCCAATGCTTAGAAGAAGATCCGCGTACCCTGGACAAGATCATCCTGACGGCTTCCGGCGGTCCATTCCGGGGGTGGTCTGAAGAACAATTGAGGGAGGTCACTCCGGAAAGAGCTCTGCAGCATCCTAATTGGGCGATGGGAGCAAAGATAACCATTGACTCCGCCACCATGATGAATAAAGGCCTGGAAGTTATTGAGGCTCATCACCTCTTCAATATGGAGTATGATCAGATTGACGTCTTGATCCATCCGCAAAGTGTGATTCATTCTATGGTTCAATACTGTGATGGGAGTGTTCTGGCACAATGTGGAAGACCGGATATGCGTTTGCCTATCCAGTATGCCTTAACTTATCCGACCCGCTGGCCTAACCCCTTTGAACGACTGGATTTACGGGGAAAGACCTTAAGCTTTTTTGACCCGGAGGATTATGATTTCCCTGCCTTGAAGCTTGCTTACGCTTGTGGAAAACGGGGAGGTACGTTGCCGGCTGTGATGAATGCCGCCAATGAAGTTGCGGTTCATGCCTTTTTAGCACGCAGGGTAGCTTATCTGGAAATTATCGGCTTGGTGGATAAGGTTTGCTCGGAACATGATGTGTTAGATGCCACAGATTTGGAAACCATACTTAATGCGGATCATTGGGCTCGTATCCGTACGGAAGAGCTTATCCATAGCTAG
- the ytvI gene encoding sporulation integral membrane protein YtvI yields MNLQDEPKLKQNINRLAVITFILVLLKVITFFFMEFMPVFGQVLSQFLAAFLPFIIAFFIALLLEPLVLRFMQGLKASRPIAAVLALVLAILGIGSIVFLIVVRLYTELSDLGNSFPSYGYLVGFFNNILGTIDNFIQLNPQIQISINNATQGLIDSLQGWALTGSKVLLNFISALPGVFIVLVVSVVATFFMSASYPGVKNFFSNLVPRKWKPGARSVSRALGAAVVGFVRAEVILISVTGIILTVGLLWMGNPYAFTIGFISALLDLLPIVGTGMIFVPWIVGLFILGSVSEGIKLLIIYLIATVIRQILEPKVMSQNIGIHPLATIISMYVGLKLLGGFGLILGPGLVIIYEALRKAGFFGK; encoded by the coding sequence ATGAATCTTCAAGACGAACCAAAGCTTAAACAAAATATTAATCGCCTGGCGGTTATTACCTTTATTTTGGTTCTGCTTAAAGTCATTACCTTTTTCTTTATGGAGTTTATGCCGGTATTCGGCCAGGTTTTGAGTCAATTCCTTGCTGCGTTTTTACCCTTCATCATTGCTTTTTTCATTGCTCTTTTGCTGGAACCTTTGGTTTTGCGTTTTATGCAGGGATTGAAAGCAAGCAGACCCATCGCCGCGGTTTTAGCCTTAGTTCTTGCTATTTTGGGAATTGGCAGTATTGTCTTTTTGATTGTAGTCCGTCTTTATACGGAGCTGTCCGATCTGGGTAATTCTTTCCCTAGCTATGGCTATTTGGTGGGCTTTTTTAACAACATCCTCGGCACAATCGACAACTTTATCCAACTCAATCCTCAGATCCAGATTTCCATCAACAATGCTACCCAAGGGCTTATCGACTCCTTGCAGGGCTGGGCGCTTACAGGCAGTAAGGTTCTTTTGAATTTCATTTCTGCTTTGCCGGGAGTTTTTATAGTCTTAGTTGTATCCGTCGTAGCTACCTTTTTTATGAGTGCCAGTTATCCGGGGGTCAAGAATTTTTTCAGCAACCTGGTGCCTCGGAAGTGGAAACCCGGTGCCCGTTCCGTAAGCCGGGCTTTGGGCGCTGCGGTGGTTGGATTTGTTCGGGCGGAAGTCATACTTATTTCTGTGACCGGTATTATTTTAACGGTGGGGCTATTATGGATGGGTAATCCCTATGCCTTTACCATTGGGTTTATTTCGGCCCTTTTAGATCTATTGCCCATCGTTGGCACAGGGATGATCTTTGTACCCTGGATTGTTGGTTTGTTTATTTTGGGTTCGGTATCTGAGGGCATTAAGCTCTTAATTATATATTTGATAGCTACTGTCATAAGACAAATCCTTGAACCTAAAGTCATGTCCCAAAATATTGGCATCCATCCTTTGGCCACCATTATTTCCATGTATGTTGGTCTAAAGCTATTGGGTGGTTTTGGTTTGATTCTGGGACCTGGTTTAGTGATTATCTATGAAGCCCTAAGAAAAGCAGGCTTTTTTGGCAAATAA
- a CDS encoding phosphatidate cytidylyltransferase — translation MLTRTLSALVLVPVLLGLTYLGGVYTALLVTTVSLIALKEALAIGQKLGFKAWTISSGIFSMLWLVLIFAGEIQWNFPLMIAWLLFAMGRAALGYPKVSLGEAGYNCFAPIYTVVLFSHLYLIRGFSEGIAWGILTFILVWATDTFAYLIGRVMGKHLLAPRVSPKKTIEGSVGGLVFCILSGILAWKMIGGAPLAGYIALSGIVAISAQIGDLFESALKRSVNIKDSGNVIPGHGGILDRFDSLLFVIPIMYYWVLIVG, via the coding sequence ATGCTGACAAGAACACTAAGCGCTTTGGTTTTAGTCCCTGTTTTACTGGGATTAACATATTTGGGAGGGGTATATACTGCCTTACTCGTGACGACGGTTTCCCTCATAGCGCTTAAGGAAGCTCTGGCCATTGGTCAAAAATTGGGATTTAAAGCATGGACGATAAGTTCCGGTATCTTTTCTATGCTATGGCTAGTGCTGATTTTTGCTGGTGAAATCCAGTGGAATTTTCCTTTAATGATCGCCTGGCTTCTGTTTGCTATGGGAAGAGCGGCTTTGGGGTATCCTAAAGTTAGCTTGGGGGAAGCGGGATATAATTGCTTTGCTCCCATTTATACGGTGGTGCTGTTTTCTCACCTCTATCTGATCCGGGGATTTTCCGAAGGAATAGCTTGGGGTATCCTTACCTTTATTTTGGTATGGGCAACGGACACCTTTGCATACCTTATAGGGAGAGTTATGGGGAAGCATTTACTGGCCCCTCGGGTCAGTCCCAAAAAGACCATAGAGGGTTCCGTAGGGGGGCTGGTTTTTTGCATTTTAAGCGGTATCCTGGCTTGGAAGATGATCGGCGGCGCTCCCTTGGCAGGCTACATTGCTTTAAGCGGCATTGTAGCTATCAGTGCTCAGATTGGCGATCTGTTTGAATCCGCCCTGAAACGCAGTGTCAATATTAAGGATTCGGGGAATGTTATACCGGGACATGGGGGAATCCTCGACCGCTTTGACAGTCTTTTGTTTGTGATACCGATCATGTATTATTGGGTACTAATTGTGGGGTGA
- a CDS encoding isoprenyl transferase: MWHRFWDKKEQSKTLADQLDKNNLPRHIAIIMDGNGRWAQKRGLPRTVGHKAGVEALRDIVKACSNLGIEALTVYAFSTENWSRPKEEVNILMNLLIDYLRRELDELHDNKVRVQMIGNMEQLPLEAQRELKRSIKKTVNNGGLILNLALNYGGRAEITCAVRQLCEKVLKKELTPEEITGELISQHLFTSGLSDPDLLIRTSGELRVSNFLLWQIAYTEIIVTECLWPDFSPDQLVEALLEFQKRERRFGGLNKR; encoded by the coding sequence ATGTGGCATAGATTTTGGGACAAAAAAGAGCAAAGCAAAACCTTGGCCGATCAGCTGGATAAGAACAATTTACCCCGGCATATCGCGATCATCATGGATGGGAACGGCCGCTGGGCTCAAAAACGTGGCTTACCCCGAACTGTAGGTCATAAGGCTGGTGTTGAAGCACTGAGGGATATCGTCAAAGCTTGTTCAAATCTTGGCATTGAGGCCTTAACGGTTTATGCTTTCTCCACCGAAAATTGGAGTAGGCCTAAAGAAGAAGTCAATATTCTTATGAATCTATTGATCGATTATTTACGGCGTGAGCTGGATGAACTCCATGATAATAAAGTGCGTGTACAGATGATTGGCAATATGGAGCAGCTCCCCCTGGAAGCTCAGAGGGAATTAAAGCGCTCTATTAAGAAAACAGTGAATAATGGGGGACTTATTCTCAATTTAGCCCTAAATTACGGTGGGCGTGCTGAAATTACTTGTGCCGTACGGCAACTCTGTGAAAAAGTCTTGAAAAAGGAACTTACACCTGAGGAAATCACGGGTGAACTGATCTCACAGCATTTGTTTACTTCAGGATTATCTGATCCGGATTTGCTCATTCGAACTTCAGGTGAATTGCGTGTAAGTAATTTTTTATTATGGCAGATTGCTTATACCGAGATTATTGTCACAGAATGCTTGTGGCCTGATTTTAGTCCGGATCAACTGGTTGAAGCGCTGCTGGAATTTCAGAAGCGGGAGCGCCGTTTCGGCGGGTTGAACAAGCGGTAA
- the frr gene encoding ribosome recycling factor → MINDVLKEAEDRMVKAVEALKREYATIRAGRANPNMLDKITVEYYGTQTPVNQLANISVPEPRMLTIQPWDKSSLPMIEKAILKSDLGLNPSSDGTVIRLLIPQLTAERRTEIVKTVKKKAEDSRVAVRNIRRDSNDELKKLEKDHTASEDEVKRAQDDVQKMTDKFVKEIDRIMGTKEKEIMEV, encoded by the coding sequence ATGATTAATGACGTTTTAAAAGAAGCAGAAGACCGGATGGTCAAAGCGGTGGAAGCGCTGAAAAGAGAATATGCTACGATTCGGGCCGGGCGGGCTAACCCCAACATGTTGGACAAGATCACTGTGGAGTACTACGGTACCCAAACTCCGGTGAACCAACTTGCCAATATTTCCGTACCGGAGCCACGCATGCTGACGATTCAGCCCTGGGATAAGTCCAGTCTGCCCATGATTGAGAAAGCGATTTTAAAATCTGATTTAGGATTGAACCCCTCAAGCGACGGTACAGTCATTCGTTTGCTCATACCTCAGTTAACCGCCGAACGCAGAACGGAAATCGTCAAGACGGTGAAGAAAAAGGCTGAGGATTCCCGGGTTGCCGTACGCAATATCCGCCGGGACTCCAATGACGAACTGAAAAAACTGGAAAAAGATCATACGGCTTCGGAAGATGAAGTTAAACGTGCCCAGGATGATGTGCAAAAAATGACGGATAAGTTCGTCAAAGAAATTGATCGTATTATGGGTACGAAAGAAAAGGAAATCATGGAAGTTTGA
- the pyrH gene encoding UMP kinase: METPRYRRVILKLSGEALAGSQGFGIAHEMLVTVAEQVVEIQKLGVEVALVVGGGNIWRGIAGSKQGMDRANADYMGMLATVMNALALQDAMEKAGAATRVLSAIEMRQVAEPYIRRRAIRHLEKGRVVIFAAGTGNPYFSTDTTAALRAAEIEAEAILMAKRVDGVYDSDPLKNPEAKKYDRLTFLDVLSQGLGVMDSTAASLCMDNNIPLIVFDLNKKGNIRKGIMGESIGTYVGRDK; this comes from the coding sequence ATGGAAACACCACGATATCGCCGGGTTATCTTGAAGCTTAGCGGGGAAGCGTTAGCTGGGAGTCAGGGATTTGGTATTGCTCATGAGATGCTTGTAACCGTTGCCGAACAAGTTGTTGAAATCCAGAAACTTGGGGTAGAAGTAGCCTTAGTGGTTGGTGGTGGAAACATCTGGAGAGGAATCGCGGGGAGTAAGCAAGGGATGGATCGGGCCAATGCGGATTATATGGGAATGCTGGCTACGGTCATGAACGCTTTAGCGCTGCAGGATGCCATGGAAAAGGCTGGTGCGGCCACCCGTGTTTTGTCCGCTATAGAAATGAGACAAGTGGCAGAACCCTATATCAGAAGACGGGCTATCCGCCACCTTGAGAAAGGACGCGTTGTTATTTTTGCGGCTGGGACCGGCAACCCTTACTTCTCGACGGATACCACGGCAGCGCTGCGGGCGGCGGAGATTGAAGCTGAAGCTATTCTGATGGCTAAACGTGTGGATGGAGTGTATGACAGCGATCCCCTGAAGAATCCTGAAGCTAAGAAATACGATAGATTGACCTTTTTGGATGTGCTTAGTCAGGGATTGGGAGTCATGGACTCGACAGCAGCTTCATTGTGTATGGACAACAATATTCCTCTTATCGTGTTTGATCTCAACAAAAAGGGTAATATCCGCAAAGGGATTATGGGTGAATCCATTGGAACATATGTAGGGAGGGATAAGTAA